From Schizosaccharomyces pombe strain 972h- genome assembly, chromosome: II, the proteins below share one genomic window:
- the ubc7 gene encoding ubiquitin-conjugating enzyme Ubc7, with translation MSKAMALRRLMKEYKELTENGPDGITAGPSNEDDFFTWDCLIQGPDGTPFEGGLYPATLKFPSDYPLGPPTLKFECEFFHPNVYKDGTVCISILHAPGDDPNMYESSSERWSPVQSVEKILLSVMSMLAEPNDESGANIDACKMWREDREEYCRVVRRLARKTLGL, from the exons ATGAGTAAAGCTATGGCGTTGCGACGGTTAATGAAGGAGTATAAGGAGTTAACGGAGAATGGGCCTGATGGTATTACTGCAGGTCCATCGAATGAGGATGATTTCTTTACTTGGGATTGCCTAATTCAAGGCCCTGATGGAACTCCATTTGAAGGTGGGTTATACCCTGCTACCTTGAAATTTCCTTCC GATTATCCTCTTGGCCCCCCTACTTTAAAGTTTGAGTGTGAATTTTTCCATCCAAATG TTTACAAAGATGGGACGGTTTGCATTTCCATCCTACATGCACCTGGTGACGATCCAAATATGTATGAGTCGTCTTCAGAACGTTGGTCTCCTGTTCAAtctgttgaaaaaatactGTTATCGGTAATGTCGATGTTGGCGGAACCAAACGATGAAAGTGGTGCTAACATCGATGCGTGCAAGATGTGGAGAGAAGATCGAGAAGAATATTGTCGTGTAGTTCGACGATTGGCTCGTAAAACCTTGGGATTATAA
- the nop8 gene encoding ribosome biogenesis protein Nop8 → MELEKRIYVGGLSSSIESSDLESRFSRFGSVSNLEIINKSTPVGTIQRFAYLNFRTDEDKWQKCKSYLSNATFKGSKLRIEEARPYYLVKLQQEKKIADLQSTNNDEKNEDHSSKVDLEDPVFHGEIIVPGKHSKNMQVVTDSDVRKDPPRKGWKKGPYGRAIVVLRMYNKNTKKTRFFYPLGKNCLQKLWGRVETNMDNTTAFYDSDHDEYVSYGGKRASRDKIRMQAKLGIKASTQKDDNDFELLNNTTGEIEVTKELNEEQLDALRKKDKDTAASVLAELFGSENTEEIDTVSKTSGVLELDNDSTNNFQKEGLDEQDNLQKEESVHIDVPAEFEAFDERTAVVNVDNLKEMFSSNAQDTSKFSLFGNENGVGEESEMESEIDDRNYETMEEEADGETPLAIVKASSGTKGWPKMFTLPNPSSLFQPGNEDYTSREALESWWSENRLFLTRDYKRKRKDAVKRQRRAHEKRIRLV, encoded by the coding sequence ATGGAGTTAGAAAAACGGATTTATGTTGGTGGCCTTTCATCCTCTATTGAATCTTCAGATTTGGAATCCAGATTTTCTCGTTTTGGAAGTGTTTCAAATCTTGaaattataaacaaatctaCTCCAGTAGGAACTATACAACGATTTGCATACTTGAATTTTCGAACAGATGAAGATAAATGGCAGAAATGCAAGTCTTACTTATCAAATGCGACGTTTAAAGGAAGTAAACTTCGTATAGAGGAAGCTCGCCCTTATtatttagtaaaattgcagcaggaaaaaaaaattgctgaTCTTCAAAGTACTAATAATGAtgagaaaaatgaagatcACTCCAGCAAAGTTGATCTGGAAGACCCAGTCTTTCATGGAGAAATAATTGTTCCCGGAAAACATAGTAAAAATATGCAGGTGGTCACGGATTCTGATGTTCGGAAGGATCCTCCTAGAAAAGGTTGGAAAAAAGGCCCCTATGGAAGGGCCATTGTCGTGCTTCGAatgtataataaaaatactaagAAAACGAGGTTTTTTTATCCGCTGGGTAAAAACTGCTTACAAAAACTATGGGGCCGAGTGGAAACGAATATGGACAATACTACAGCTTTTTATGATTCTGATCATGATGAGTATGTATCATATGGGGGTAAGAGAGCTTCTCGTGACAAAATACGTATGCAAGCAAAATTGGGTATCAAAGCTTCTACTCAGAAGGATGATAACGATTTTGAACTTCTTAATAACACAACTGGGGAGATTGAAGTCACAAAAGAATTAAACGAAGAGCAATTGGATGCTTTGcgaaaaaaagataagGATACGGCTGCATCTGTGTTAGCTGAACTGTTTGGTTCTGAAAATacagaagaaattgatacCGTATCTAAAACTTCAGGTGTTTTGGAACTGGACAATGATTCGACTaataatttccaaaaagaaGGTTTGGATGAACAAgataatttacaaaaggAAGAGTCCGTACACATAGATGTTCCTGCTGAATTTGAAGCATTTGATGAGCGTACTGCTGTTGTTAACGTTGacaatttaaaagaaatgttttCTTCCAATGCGCAGGATACGTCTAagttttctctttttgGCAATGAAAATGGAGTTGGTGAGGAAAGTGAAATGGAAAGTGAGATTGATGACCGTAATTACGAAACTATGGAAGAAGAGGCAGATGGGGAAACTCCGCTAGCTATAGTTAAAGCCTCATCGGGTACCAAGGGTTGGCCAAAAATGTTTACTCTACCCAATCCTTCTTCCCTATTCCAACCAGGTAATGAAGATTATACGAGCAGAGAAGCTCTTGAATCCTGGTGGTCGGAAAATCGTCTATTCTTAACTCGTGATTACaaacgaaaaagaaaagatgcCGTAAAAAGACAGCGAAGGGCTCATGAAAAGCGTATTCGACTTGTTTAA
- the yar1 gene encoding ribosome biogenesis protein Yar1 has protein sequence MDVDDLIYACRAADEELLDEIIEKCPQELSRRDENGNSGLHMASANGHIAVVQKIIPYLNKEVINAQNESGNTAMHWAALNGHAEICKLLLEAGGDPHIKNIYEKSPIYEADIRNQQKVMDLFLDFEIAKGSEENTGDEEKLEDGI, from the coding sequence ATGGATGTTGATGATTTAATTTACGCTTGTAGAGCTGCGGATGAGGAGTTACTAGATGAGATTATAGAGAAATGTCCACAAGAATTAAGTCGTCGTGATGAAAATGGTAACTCTGGACTTCATATGGCTAGTGCTAATGGACACATCGCtgttgttcaaaaaataatccCGTACTTGAATAAAGAAGTAATAAATGCTCAGAATGAGAGTGGAAACACCGCAATGCATTGGGCAGCACTGAATGGACATGCTgaaatttgcaaattacTACTGGAAGCGGGAGGTGATCCTCATATTAAGAATATTTATGAGAAGTCACCTATATATGAAGCTGATATTCGAAATCAGCAAAAAGTAATGGACCTTTTTCTGGATTTTGAGATTGCTAAAGGTAGTGAAGAAAACACTGgtgatgaagaaaaattggaaGATGGAATATGA